A stretch of the Fusobacterium varium genome encodes the following:
- the ligA gene encoding NAD-dependent DNA ligase LigA — translation MKEMKLNFFEENDMKANKERIEKLRADLLKYNQYYYTNNESLISDVEYDTLMNELKDLEEKYPEYKSKVSPTVIVGASNLRENKFQKITHKKPMLSLSNTYNEEEIGDFIDRIKKLLPEENNIKYALELKLDGLSISVQYEKGKLVRGVTRGDGAIGEDVTENIMEIGTIPHTLKEPLDMEIRGEIVLPISKFESLNERRMEAGEEVFANPRNAASGTLRQIDASIIKERGLDCYFYFIVDAKNYGIQTHSESIKYMESLGIKTTGVCEVLDTASALKKRIDYWEQEKEKLDYETDGMVIKVDNLDFWDELGNTTKSPRWAIAYKFPAKQVTTTLLGITWQVGRTGKVTPVAELEEVLLSGSKVKRASLHNFHEIERKDIRIGDKVFIEKAAEIIPQVVKSIKEFRNGSEEMITEPDKCPVCGSAVAREEGQVDIKCTNPNCPGKIKGRIEYFVSRDAMNIGGFGSKMVEKMLELGFIKNVGDIYDLKTHKEDLENIEKMGKRSVENLLDSIEASKNRDYSKVVYALGIPFIGKYSGKLLAEASKNIDNLMKMEIEELMEIDGIGDKGAKAVYDFFRDEENIELINILRGHGLQFAVEEKEEEDQANQIFSGKTFLFTGTLKNFKREEIKEEIEKLGGKNLAAVSKNLDYLIIGEKAGSKLKKAQELGTVKILTEEEFIEICKNNNKN, via the coding sequence ATGAAAGAAATGAAATTAAATTTTTTTGAGGAGAATGATATGAAAGCGAATAAGGAGAGGATAGAGAAGCTGAGAGCAGATCTCTTGAAGTACAACCAATACTACTATACAAATAATGAGAGCCTTATTTCTGATGTAGAATATGATACATTAATGAATGAACTTAAAGATTTAGAAGAAAAATATCCAGAATATAAAAGTAAAGTGTCACCTACTGTTATAGTAGGGGCTTCAAATCTTAGAGAGAATAAGTTTCAGAAAATAACCCATAAAAAACCGATGCTGAGCCTTTCCAATACTTATAATGAAGAGGAGATAGGGGATTTTATAGATAGAATAAAAAAACTTCTTCCAGAAGAAAATAATATAAAATATGCTCTTGAATTGAAATTAGATGGTCTTTCTATAAGTGTTCAATATGAAAAGGGGAAACTTGTAAGAGGAGTAACTAGAGGAGATGGAGCAATAGGAGAAGATGTTACAGAAAATATTATGGAAATTGGAACTATTCCTCATACATTAAAAGAACCACTAGATATGGAAATAAGGGGAGAGATTGTTCTTCCAATAAGTAAATTTGAAAGTTTAAATGAAAGGAGAATGGAAGCAGGAGAAGAAGTGTTTGCTAATCCTAGAAATGCTGCAAGCGGAACACTTAGACAAATTGATGCCAGTATAATAAAAGAAAGAGGTTTAGACTGCTATTTTTATTTTATAGTGGATGCTAAAAATTATGGAATACAAACTCATAGTGAAAGTATAAAATATATGGAATCTTTAGGAATAAAGACAACAGGGGTATGTGAAGTATTAGATACAGCCTCTGCTTTGAAAAAAAGAATAGATTATTGGGAACAGGAAAAAGAAAAATTGGATTATGAGACAGATGGAATGGTAATAAAAGTAGATAATCTTGATTTCTGGGATGAGCTTGGAAATACTACTAAAAGTCCAAGATGGGCTATAGCATATAAATTTCCTGCGAAGCAGGTAACAACTACTTTATTAGGAATAACATGGCAAGTAGGCAGAACAGGAAAGGTTACCCCAGTTGCTGAACTGGAAGAGGTATTATTATCTGGAAGCAAGGTAAAAAGAGCCAGTCTTCATAATTTTCATGAAATAGAGAGAAAAGATATAAGAATAGGAGATAAGGTGTTTATAGAAAAAGCTGCTGAGATAATACCACAAGTAGTAAAATCTATAAAAGAATTTAGAAATGGCAGTGAAGAAATGATAACTGAACCTGATAAATGTCCAGTATGTGGAAGTGCAGTTGCACGGGAAGAAGGACAAGTAGATATAAAGTGTACCAATCCAAATTGTCCAGGAAAAATAAAAGGAAGAATAGAATACTTTGTGTCAAGAGATGCTATGAATATAGGTGGATTTGGAAGTAAAATGGTAGAAAAAATGCTGGAGCTTGGATTTATAAAAAATGTTGGAGATATATATGATTTAAAAACTCATAAAGAAGATCTTGAAAATATAGAAAAAATGGGAAAAAGAAGTGTAGAAAATCTTCTGGATTCAATTGAAGCAAGTAAAAACAGAGATTATTCAAAGGTTGTTTATGCACTTGGGATACCTTTTATTGGAAAATATTCTGGAAAACTTTTAGCAGAAGCAAGTAAAAATATAGATAATTTAATGAAAATGGAAATAGAAGAATTAATGGAAATAGATGGTATTGGTGATAAAGGGGCAAAAGCTGTATATGATTTTTTTAGAGATGAAGAAAATATTGAACTTATAAATATATTAAGAGGACATGGACTGCAGTTTGCTGTGGAAGAAAAAGAAGAAGAGGATCAGGCTAATCAAATATTTTCTGGAAAAACTTTTCTTTTTACAGGAACACTTAAAAATTTTAAAAGGGAGGAAATAAAAGAAGAAATAGAAAAACTTGGAGGAAAAAATCTAGCAGCAGTGAGTAAAAATCTTGATTATCTTATAATTGGAGAAAAAGCTGGAAGTAAATTAAAAAAAGCTCAGGAATTAGGAACTGTAAAGATTCTCACAGAGGAAGAATTTATAGAAATATGTAAGAATAACAATAAAAATTAA
- a CDS encoding putative manganese-dependent inorganic pyrophosphatase, with product MEPILIFGHRHPDTDSICSSIALAELKKEMGINAIPYRLGDINKETEYVLKYFGVKVPKLLKTVSAQISDLTRVEKKTLSIDDSLRSALDIMTVENFSSLPVVDDKKQLKGMIHISDIANTYLNLEHSDLFGKYKTTYENLKDVLDGIIVSGTYPSGVITGNLKAVSELENVTYGDIVVTTSMVDGIDRSIKAGAKVIIVACDEDDFISPRVTSDCAIMRVHANLFKTISLVSQSLSLSSIMNNTKFYSFKKDDFLHDIKDIMKEATQTNFPVTEKDGTVYGTIRTKNLINFTRKQVILVDHNERAHSVEGLQDAKILQVIDHHKFGNFITDEPVKINAEIVGCTCTIIYELFKDARITPSKKAAGLMMSAILSDTLMFKSPTCTQKDIDTVKELALICEEVDYEEYGMNMLIAGTSLANRSSYEILTTDMKEFSMNGINMGIAQVNTVDVAGLLNKQSDLERVMNEINKNSGFSMFILIITDIIKSGSYAMVAGNFPELIERAFNVHLENNLAWLEGVVSRKKQIVPFLMAASQSLD from the coding sequence ATGGAGCCTATTTTAATTTTTGGACATAGACATCCAGATACAGATTCTATCTGTTCTTCAATTGCCTTAGCTGAACTAAAAAAAGAAATGGGAATAAATGCTATTCCCTACAGACTTGGTGATATAAATAAGGAAACAGAATATGTGTTAAAATATTTTGGTGTAAAAGTTCCTAAACTTTTAAAAACAGTGAGTGCTCAAATATCTGATTTAACCAGAGTAGAAAAAAAGACTTTATCTATTGATGATTCCTTAAGATCAGCTTTAGATATAATGACTGTGGAAAACTTTTCAAGTTTACCAGTAGTAGATGATAAAAAACAACTTAAAGGTATGATCCATATCTCTGATATTGCTAATACTTATCTTAATCTAGAACATTCAGATCTTTTTGGCAAATATAAAACAACATATGAAAATCTAAAAGATGTTCTTGATGGAATAATTGTAAGCGGTACTTATCCAAGCGGAGTTATCACAGGAAATTTAAAAGCTGTATCTGAACTTGAAAATGTTACTTATGGGGATATAGTTGTTACTACATCTATGGTAGATGGGATTGACAGGTCTATCAAAGCTGGAGCAAAGGTCATAATAGTTGCTTGTGATGAAGATGATTTTATCAGCCCAAGAGTAACTTCTGATTGTGCGATTATGAGGGTCCATGCTAATCTTTTCAAAACAATAAGTCTTGTAAGTCAGTCACTTTCATTATCATCTATAATGAATAATACAAAATTTTATTCCTTTAAAAAAGATGATTTTTTGCATGATATAAAAGACATAATGAAAGAAGCAACACAAACTAATTTCCCTGTTACTGAAAAAGATGGTACTGTATATGGAACTATCAGAACGAAAAATCTTATTAATTTCACAAGAAAACAGGTTATTTTAGTTGACCATAATGAAAGAGCTCATTCAGTAGAAGGGTTACAGGATGCGAAGATATTGCAAGTTATAGATCATCATAAATTTGGAAATTTTATTACAGATGAACCTGTAAAAATAAATGCTGAAATAGTTGGATGTACTTGTACTATAATCTATGAATTATTTAAAGATGCAAGAATTACTCCATCTAAAAAAGCTGCTGGCCTTATGATGAGTGCTATTCTTTCAGATACTCTTATGTTTAAATCACCTACTTGTACTCAAAAAGACATAGATACAGTTAAAGAACTTGCTCTTATCTGTGAAGAAGTTGATTATGAAGAATATGGAATGAATATGTTAATAGCAGGAACTTCTCTTGCCAATAGATCTTCATATGAAATACTTACTACTGATATGAAGGAATTCTCAATGAATGGAATAAATATGGGAATAGCTCAAGTAAATACTGTTGATGTAGCTGGACTTCTGAATAAACAATCAGATTTAGAAAGAGTTATGAATGAAATAAATAAAAATTCTGGATTTTCAATGTTTATTCTTATTATTACAGATATAATAAAATCTGGTTCATATGCTATGGTAGCAGGGAATTTCCCAGAACTTATAGAAAGAGCTTTCAATGTTCATCTGGAAAACAATCTTGCATGGCTGGAAGGCGTAGTTTCAAGAAAGAAACAAATAGTTCCTTTCCTCATGGCTGCAAGTCAAAGTTTGGATTAA